In Cyclopterus lumpus isolate fCycLum1 chromosome 17, fCycLum1.pri, whole genome shotgun sequence, a genomic segment contains:
- the dis3l2 gene encoding DIS3-like exonuclease 2 isoform X1: MDSPRQVKNLNREPKRSQNRSTNPPQKDAYARLLNQHCSSKFSLYLEQYAKDTTFQREGNGPSTLLKAQSERQNIPQRQRDQLANDLSVSSDFSPSSEKSKGEESSLSLYMEKLGTRSAQQDFERKQGVSDRQRWGQRRDTATSHDGDVESGEELGSLNPNESKKHLKQQKKTKDSNKDVTSKETDSFVGRPQSPNTAGTSVQEQEKLKKAKKKKLSRHPEEEKSGDATFQPGVDTQMSRPKSPFGKDKKLQQPRVPIANSPVDKNKNKGPRGAKKHIFESYMTFEEVSHGLKRGELIQGQLRINPKKYHEAFIPSPDDARDIFLDGIVTRNRALNGDIVVVRLLPREQWKVVRSDTEGEGASESDTQKENIVQTAQKKTDRMPRPRGVVEDQSSDQDELLRKLQNITCTDKGEHLEDPSPPRPNGEILQKTAKVVYIVEKKHSRAVTGFLKFLPDKPFAMFSPVDHRVPRINILLADCPQDFISRPVDFAVTLFICRITNWAADSNFAEGQLAKTLGQAGEIEPETEGILIEYEVDFSEFSDEVLNCLPKNLPWTIPAEQMRLRKDLRKECIFTIDPATARDLDDALSCKLLPDGNFEVGVHIADVSYFVGENNALDTIAGQRATSVYMVQKVIPMLPRMLCEELCSLNPLTDRLTFSVIWILTPQGEILTQWFGRSVICSCVKLSYDDAQSMIDAPEKIFTAEELPPSDPEHPIDEIHQAVLNLHSIAKNMRTSRFTAGSLRLDQLKLAFALDKETMMPQGCYIYEYKDSNKLVEEFMLLANTAAAIHIHKSFPQLSLLRRHPPPKAKMADELQELCDQLGINIDLSSAGSLHNSLNTAFDDVENADYRKEVLTHMCSKPMQMALYFCSGVLGDEPLFSHYALNVGLYTHFTSPIRRYADLIVHRLLAASLDCGPSLGLSKEDVQKQASHCNDKKTVSKRVQELSSELFFGVYVKDCGPLESKAMVMGVLDQSFDVLVLQYAVQKRVYCKSVPGLKSFHHHKVGKKSELTLVWSSEDPEKAPVEQEIALFTLVEVQLKADGAPMKYSAVLKRPEEIESH; encoded by the exons ATGGATTCTCCTCGGCAGGTGAAGAACCTGAATCGAGAGCCAAAGCGCAGTCAGAATCGGTCAACCAATCCTCCTCAGAAAGATGCCTATGCCAGGCTCCTCAACCAGCACTGCAGCAGCAAGTTTAGTCTGTATTTAGAGCAATATGCCAAGGACACAACATTTCAAAGGGAAGGAAATGGGCCAAGCACCCTGCTCAAAGCCCAGAGTGAAAGGCAGAACATACCACAGCGACAAAGGGATCAACTGGCCAATGATTTATCTGTTTCAAGTGACTTCTCCCCCTCTTCAGAGAAAAgtaaaggagaggagagttcCCTGTCATTGTATATGGAGAAACTAGGCACCCGCAGTGCTCAGCAGGACTTCGAAAGGAAGCAGGGTGTGTCTGACAGACAGCGATGGGGACAGAGAAGAGACACAGCCACCAGCCATGATGGCGACGTTGAGTCTGGTGAGGAACTTGGCTCTTTAAATCCCAATGAATCGAAAAAACACCTGaagcagcaaaagaaaaccAAGGACTCTAACAAGGATGTTACCTCAAAAGAGACAGACTCATTTGTTGGACGTCCCCAGTCCCCAAATACAGCCGGTACAAGTGTACAGGAACAAGAGAAGCTGAAgaaggcaaagaaaaaaaaactttcaagGCACccagaagaggagaaaagcGGGGATGCAACATTCCAACCTGGGGTTGACACTCAGATGTCAAGGCCCAAGTCCCCTTTTGGTAAAGATAAAAAACTGCAGCAGCCCAGAG TTCCAATTGCCAATTCTCCTGTTGACAAGAATAAGAACAAAGGACCCAGAGGagcaaagaaacacattttcgAATCCTACATGACATTTGAGGAAGTTTCCCATGGCCTTAAAAGAGGAGAACTTATTCAG GGACAGTTAAGAATCAACCCAAAGAAATACCATGAAGCTTTCATTCCATCTCCT GATGACGCACGAGATATATTTCTGGATGGGATTGTAACTCGCAACAGAGCATTGAATGGGGACATAGTGGTGGTGCGACTCCTCCCTCGGGAGCAGTGGAAG GTTGTGAGGTCCGATACTGAGGGTGAAGGTGCCAGTGAGTCAGATACCCAGAAAGAAAATATTGTGCAAACAGCGCAGAAGAAGACAGATCGCATGCCCCGGCCTCGTGGTGTTGTGGAAGACCAGTCTAGCGACCAGGATGAACTTCTCCGCAAATTGCAGAATATCACCTGCACTGACAAAG GGGAACATCTGGAAGACCCCTCACCCCCCCGGCCCAATGGGGAAATACTCCAAAAGACTGCTAAA GTTGTGTACATTGTTGAAAAGAAACACTCAAGAGCTGTGACGGGCTTCCTGAAATTCCTGCCAGATAAGCCTTTTGCCATGTTCTCTCCTGTGGACCACCGGGTGCCACGAATTAACATTCTTCTTGCTGACTGTCCCCAAGACTTCATTTCCCGCCCGGTCGACTTTGCCGTCACCTTGTTCATATGTCGAATCACCAACTGGGCAGCTGACAGCAACTTTGCAGAAGG TCAACTTGCTAAGACACTGGGTCAGGCTGGAGAAATCGAGCCAGAGACAGAGGGCATCCTCATAGAGTACGAAGTGGATTTTTCTGAATTCTCAGATGAGGTGTTGAACTGTCTACCCAAGAACCTGCCCTGGACCATCCCTGCTGAGCAGATGAGACTGAGGAAAGACTTGAG GAAGGAGTGTATTTTCACCATTGACCCTGCTACCGCCAGAGACCTGGACGATGCTCTGTCCTGTAAACTACTCCCTGATG GTAACTTTGAGGTGGGAGTTCACATTGCTGATGTGAGTTATTTTGTGGGAGAGAACAACGCTCTGGATACCATCGCCGGCCAAAGAGCAACTAGTGTTTACATGGTTCAAAAG GTGATCCCCATGTTGCCCAGGATGCTGTGTGAGGAGCTGTGCAGTCTCAATCCGCTCACTGACAGACTCACTTTCTCTGTCATTTGGATATTGACACCGCAGGGGGAG ATCCTGACTCAGTGGTTTGGCCGCTCAGTTATCTGCTCCTGCGTGAAACTCAGTTACGACGATGCTCAGTCCATGATCGATGCCCCTGAAAAGATTTTCACGGCAGAGGAACTGCCACCTTCGGACCCTGAGCACCCCATTGATGAGATCCATCAGGCTGTGCTCAACCTGCACTCCATTGCAAAGAACATGCGGACTTCTCGCTTCACAGCAGGATCCCTCAGACTGGACCAG ttgAAACTAGCCTTCGCCCTGGACAAAGAGACCATGATGCCTCAAGGCTGCTACATTTACGAGTACAAAGACAGTAACAA GTTGGTGGAGGAGTTCATGTTACTGGCTAACACTGCTGCAGCCATACACATCCACAAGAGTTTCCCCCAGCTGTCCCTGCTCAGACGCCACCCTCCACCGAAGGCCAAAATGGCGGATGAGCTGCAGGAACTTTGTGACCAGTTGGGAATCAACATAGATCTCTCCTCTGCAGGATCGTTGCAT AACAGTCTCAACACTGCTTTTGATGATGTTGAGAATGCCGATTACAGAAAAGAAGTCCTTACCCACATGTGCTCCAAGCCGATGCAG ATGGCGTTGTACTTCTGTTCAGGTGTACTTGGGGACGAGCCGTTGTTTAGCCACTACGCCCTTAACGTTGGTCTCTACACTCACTTTACGTCACCTATCAGACGCTACGCTGACCTCATTGTCCACCGGCTGCTGGCGGCTTCACTGG ATTGTGGGCCTAGTTTGGGGCTGTCAAAGGAAGATGTCCAAAAACAGGCATCACACTGTAATGACAAGAAGACTGTGTCCAAGAGAGTCCAGGAGCTCAGCTCTGAGCTCTTCTTTGGAGTGTATGTAAAG GACTGTGGCCCTCTGGAATCTAAGGCCATGGTGATGGGGGTGCTGGATCAGTCCTTTGATGTGCTGGTTCTCCAATATGCAGTGCAGAAACGTGTCTACTGCAAG TCTGTTCCGGGCCTGAAATCATTCCACCATCATAAAGTGGGGAAGAAATCCGAGCTGACTCTGGTCTGGTCATCGGAGGACCCGGAGAAAGCTCCAGTAGAGCAG GAAATTGCACTCTTCACGTTAGTGGAGGTGCAGCTCAAAGCTGACGGGGCACCCATGAAATACAGTGCAGTGCTCAAGAGGCCCGAGGAGATCGAGTCACACTGA
- the dis3l2 gene encoding DIS3-like exonuclease 2 isoform X2: protein MDSPRQVKNLNREPKRSQNRSTNPPQKDAYARLLNQHCSSKFSLYLEQYAKDTTFQREGNGPSTLLKAQSERQNIPQRQRDQLANDLSVSSDFSPSSEKSKGEESSLSLYMEKLGTRSAQQDFERKQGVSDRQRWGQRRDTATSHDGDVESGEELGSLNPNESKKHLKQQKKTKDSNKDVTSKETDSFVGRPQSPNTAGTSVQEQEKLKKAKKKKLSRHPEEEKSGDATFQPGVDTQMSRPKSPFGKDKKLQQPRVPIANSPVDKNKNKGPRGAKKHIFESYMTFEEVSHGLKRGELIQGQLRINPKKYHEAFIPSPDDARDIFLDGIVTRNRALNGDIVVVRLLPREQWKVVRSDTEGEGASESDTQKENIVQTAQKKTDRMPRPRGVVEDQSSDQDELLRKLQNITCTDKGEHLEDPSPPRPNGEILQKTAKVVYIVEKKHSRAVTGFLKFLPDKPFAMFSPVDHRVPRINILLADCPQDFISRPVDFAVTLFICRITNWAADSNFAEGQLAKTLGQAGEIEPETEGILIEYEVDFSEFSDEVLNCLPKNLPWTIPAEQMRLRKDLRKECIFTIDPATARDLDDALSCKLLPDGNFEVGVHIADVSYFVGENNALDTIAGQRATSVYMVQKVIPMLPRMLCEELCSLNPLTDRLTFSVIWILTPQGEILTQWFGRSVICSCVKLSYDDAQSMIDAPEKIFTAEELPPSDPEHPIDEIHQAVLNLHSIAKNMRTSRFTAGSLRLDQLKLAFALDKETMMPQGCYIYEYKDSNKLVEEFMLLANTAAAIHIHKSFPQLSLLRRHPPPKAKMADELQELCDQLGINIDLSSAGSLHNSLNTAFDDVENADYRKEVLTHMCSKPMQVRATGRC, encoded by the exons ATGGATTCTCCTCGGCAGGTGAAGAACCTGAATCGAGAGCCAAAGCGCAGTCAGAATCGGTCAACCAATCCTCCTCAGAAAGATGCCTATGCCAGGCTCCTCAACCAGCACTGCAGCAGCAAGTTTAGTCTGTATTTAGAGCAATATGCCAAGGACACAACATTTCAAAGGGAAGGAAATGGGCCAAGCACCCTGCTCAAAGCCCAGAGTGAAAGGCAGAACATACCACAGCGACAAAGGGATCAACTGGCCAATGATTTATCTGTTTCAAGTGACTTCTCCCCCTCTTCAGAGAAAAgtaaaggagaggagagttcCCTGTCATTGTATATGGAGAAACTAGGCACCCGCAGTGCTCAGCAGGACTTCGAAAGGAAGCAGGGTGTGTCTGACAGACAGCGATGGGGACAGAGAAGAGACACAGCCACCAGCCATGATGGCGACGTTGAGTCTGGTGAGGAACTTGGCTCTTTAAATCCCAATGAATCGAAAAAACACCTGaagcagcaaaagaaaaccAAGGACTCTAACAAGGATGTTACCTCAAAAGAGACAGACTCATTTGTTGGACGTCCCCAGTCCCCAAATACAGCCGGTACAAGTGTACAGGAACAAGAGAAGCTGAAgaaggcaaagaaaaaaaaactttcaagGCACccagaagaggagaaaagcGGGGATGCAACATTCCAACCTGGGGTTGACACTCAGATGTCAAGGCCCAAGTCCCCTTTTGGTAAAGATAAAAAACTGCAGCAGCCCAGAG TTCCAATTGCCAATTCTCCTGTTGACAAGAATAAGAACAAAGGACCCAGAGGagcaaagaaacacattttcgAATCCTACATGACATTTGAGGAAGTTTCCCATGGCCTTAAAAGAGGAGAACTTATTCAG GGACAGTTAAGAATCAACCCAAAGAAATACCATGAAGCTTTCATTCCATCTCCT GATGACGCACGAGATATATTTCTGGATGGGATTGTAACTCGCAACAGAGCATTGAATGGGGACATAGTGGTGGTGCGACTCCTCCCTCGGGAGCAGTGGAAG GTTGTGAGGTCCGATACTGAGGGTGAAGGTGCCAGTGAGTCAGATACCCAGAAAGAAAATATTGTGCAAACAGCGCAGAAGAAGACAGATCGCATGCCCCGGCCTCGTGGTGTTGTGGAAGACCAGTCTAGCGACCAGGATGAACTTCTCCGCAAATTGCAGAATATCACCTGCACTGACAAAG GGGAACATCTGGAAGACCCCTCACCCCCCCGGCCCAATGGGGAAATACTCCAAAAGACTGCTAAA GTTGTGTACATTGTTGAAAAGAAACACTCAAGAGCTGTGACGGGCTTCCTGAAATTCCTGCCAGATAAGCCTTTTGCCATGTTCTCTCCTGTGGACCACCGGGTGCCACGAATTAACATTCTTCTTGCTGACTGTCCCCAAGACTTCATTTCCCGCCCGGTCGACTTTGCCGTCACCTTGTTCATATGTCGAATCACCAACTGGGCAGCTGACAGCAACTTTGCAGAAGG TCAACTTGCTAAGACACTGGGTCAGGCTGGAGAAATCGAGCCAGAGACAGAGGGCATCCTCATAGAGTACGAAGTGGATTTTTCTGAATTCTCAGATGAGGTGTTGAACTGTCTACCCAAGAACCTGCCCTGGACCATCCCTGCTGAGCAGATGAGACTGAGGAAAGACTTGAG GAAGGAGTGTATTTTCACCATTGACCCTGCTACCGCCAGAGACCTGGACGATGCTCTGTCCTGTAAACTACTCCCTGATG GTAACTTTGAGGTGGGAGTTCACATTGCTGATGTGAGTTATTTTGTGGGAGAGAACAACGCTCTGGATACCATCGCCGGCCAAAGAGCAACTAGTGTTTACATGGTTCAAAAG GTGATCCCCATGTTGCCCAGGATGCTGTGTGAGGAGCTGTGCAGTCTCAATCCGCTCACTGACAGACTCACTTTCTCTGTCATTTGGATATTGACACCGCAGGGGGAG ATCCTGACTCAGTGGTTTGGCCGCTCAGTTATCTGCTCCTGCGTGAAACTCAGTTACGACGATGCTCAGTCCATGATCGATGCCCCTGAAAAGATTTTCACGGCAGAGGAACTGCCACCTTCGGACCCTGAGCACCCCATTGATGAGATCCATCAGGCTGTGCTCAACCTGCACTCCATTGCAAAGAACATGCGGACTTCTCGCTTCACAGCAGGATCCCTCAGACTGGACCAG ttgAAACTAGCCTTCGCCCTGGACAAAGAGACCATGATGCCTCAAGGCTGCTACATTTACGAGTACAAAGACAGTAACAA GTTGGTGGAGGAGTTCATGTTACTGGCTAACACTGCTGCAGCCATACACATCCACAAGAGTTTCCCCCAGCTGTCCCTGCTCAGACGCCACCCTCCACCGAAGGCCAAAATGGCGGATGAGCTGCAGGAACTTTGTGACCAGTTGGGAATCAACATAGATCTCTCCTCTGCAGGATCGTTGCAT AACAGTCTCAACACTGCTTTTGATGATGTTGAGAATGCCGATTACAGAAAAGAAGTCCTTACCCACATGTGCTCCAAGCCGATGCAGGTTAGAGCTACGGGGCGCTGCTGA